The genome window CCTATGGATTGTGCCGAACAAAATATGTTCAGTTTTGCGGCCAACTTGTACACGATACTATACATGCGTTTGGTAAACCAACGTAACAGAACACAGGAGAAGGAAAGCTTTTATTACATGAATATCGGCTACCAACGACAACTTTCGTTCATGAATCCCGATGGTTCCTTCAGTTTATTCCGTAGCGACTGGAACCAGTCCGCGCCTAGCGTTTGGTTGACGGCGTATTGCGCTCGTATTTTGCAAGAAGCTCGTTTCTACGAATGGGAGAACTATTTGTACATAGATCCCGAGGTAATAGCTCAGGCTGTGTCTTGGTTACTAAGACATCAAACGACCGACGGATCGTTTTACGAAGTTACGTGGCTGCCAGATCGAAAAATGAACAGCTCTCTAAATTACGTGGATGACATAATAGTACACAGGAACATTAGCCTCACGGCTCACGTTCTCATTACGTTGCAAAGCGTAAAAGATTTGCCCGAGGGTTTGGGAACCCAGGTCGCTGTAAGCGCTGCTAATGCGGTCAAGTggttggaaagaaatttgaagcTTTTAGAAGATCGCGGAAACCCTTATGAAATAGCAATAGTATCGTATGCTCTGCTGTTGGCAAAAGCTTCTATCGCTGGCCAGGCTTTCAATATCTTGACCAGACACGCGCGCAGAGAAGGAGGTTTGACTTACTGGGGAAGAGAACAAGTGCCCCTTCCTCCTTACAAGCTGGAAAATCAGAAACCATTCCTTCTGCCGCGTTTACCATACAAATATGACTCCGAGAATATCGAAACCACCGCGTATGCGCTTCTGGTGCATGTTGCGCGACAAGAAACAATGATAGAACCTATAGTAAAATGGTTGAACGCGCAGAGACTAACGGACGGTGGTTGGGCTTCTACTCAAGACACTGCATGGGCATTGAAAGCTTTAATGGATTACACGGTTAGATCGAGAATCAGAGACGTTAGCTCTTTGGCTGTGACCATAGAAGCTACAGCACTCCCAGGACAAACTAAAACGTTGTATGTTAACGATAATAATCTGGCAAGGCTTCAAACGATAGATATACCAGAAGCATGGGGAACGGTCAAAGTACAAGCAAAAGGTGCTGGATATGCGATTCTGCAAATGTCCGTACAATACAACGTAGACATTGCCAAATTCCAAACCCAACCACCGATCAAAGCCTTCGATTTGGTCACCAGAGCAAACTTCCATGGCAGAAATCAGTCTCACATTTCGTACCTCAGTTGTCAgaggtaaaatatttatttccgcGTTGTTGTCTCCTCTTTTTTCTTTCGGAGTCTATtatctatttaatttttttaacaggTGGATGAATATAAACGAGTCTTCGCGTTCCGGAATGGCAGTGTTGGACGTAGCCATACCAACGGGTTACATAATCCAACAGCAAACCTTGGATAGGTATATTCTCTCGAGACAAGTGAGAAATCTTCAAAGGGCAAGGTTCCAAGAAAAGAAGATTCTCTTTTACTTTGATTATCTCGATCAAGAGGAAACATGCGTGAACTTTACGATAGAGAGATGGTATCCGGTTGCAAATATGTCACGGTACCTTCCTATCAGAGTCTACGATTATTATTCGCCAGGTACTTATACGCCATTATGCGTACATTAATGCACGATTAACTTTACACGATTCATCCCTCCCCAAAATTGCAAATCCCATCCAACTTGATTGATTtgttaaattattttcagaacgattcaacGAAACGATATTTGATGCTCTCTCCACGTACACGTTGAACATATGTGAGGTTTGCGGCAGCTCTCAGTGTCCATATTGTCCGATTTATAATATTGCCACACTGTTTGCCAAGCCAACGAGTTTCCTGATCATGGTTTCTCTTCTGGTTGTCGTGACGAGATATTTTCGAACACAGGAGTTTAGCGTTGGTTAGTCTCGACACTTAATATTACgtacaaatttttaaacgaaagagAGGAAACAACGCTTCTGTTTCGTGCTTTACGTTTTATACAACATTGCCATGTTTTCTCTACTCTTCTCTACTTACTTCATTCCATAATACCGTCCGTAAATTTATTAAAGAACACACAAGTATTACTATTACGACAGAAGAATTACTTACTAATCGCGGATTAAATATTTTGGTGCATAGCTGGAACAGTATCTGCATATAATACAGATAGTAATACAAGTTTTCCAAAGTTCCAGCTAATTTTACTTCGTACTTTGTTCTTTTTGTAACGTTCTATCGACCTAGTTACGAGATAAATCCGTCCATTTATTATTTGTTATAATGTATATCGAAAATTTTATATTCAGCGCATATATGTACAACTTGAGCGCAATTTGATGAGATCTATGTGATCCGAAATGCATATTTTTTATACATCTTTTAAAACTAAAGCGTCTAATATTTTATGTAATTTAATGTTGTTAGTCGATGAGGTATCGATTTGTTCAATGTTTTCACCGTTTAATAATTGAATACCATTTATGCAGTTACAGCAATGTGTTCTAGGAGGCAAAGAATCTCAAGTACAAATGAAATTTAGTCGTGGTCGAGTTTCTCGCAATAAGCGTGTcacaccaaaaagaaaaacttttTATAGTTCTTCTTAGTAGTAAAGAAtgaaaagaatatttaaaagcATCTAAAATAGAGTACATGGTAACTTGTAATAGTTTCACTTCCAAGTACTGGTAATGGTCTCATTGGAAACaacattttttcttattttcaacTTCAACTATATCTAATGTATACAACTTTACTTTTGTGAAGATCTTTCTGCAACTTTTCTTATCAATTTATGAAATTATGTTAAAATTCATCCGACACTAGAAAACAATAGAATGTTACTCTTATACGTTTTACATTTGTCAATTTTATAACTTGCAAAATTTTGCAGCTCATAAATTGTGCCTTGATGACGTTTCTTGAACAATTCACGAATCAAAGGATTTCGATTAGGAAAAGTTGCTATTGGTTCTGGTTGGTAATATGTAAATAGTAGGTTAGAAGGAATTCTCGACATTAATGTCGTTTTAGCGCATATTCGAATCACGTTTTGAAACGAACAAACGTGGAAAGTTACGAGGTATTCGTCCAAATGTGTTTGCCTCTACAAAGAGAATCTGTATTCTTTTGTATAGTGTGATTTGCCTGTTCGAACATCAAAGATCTATTTTAGTAAAGTAGCATTTATTCTAAGATTACAATATGAACTCTTAAGTAAGTTTTCTAGAATGTTATATGACTGATACTTTGAAAACGTGCGACAGAATTTTAGAAATTGAGATATCGGTTGTgatttgtttattaaaaatgaaacttaATATACTCAACATTTGCGTTAAGTATTGAATATGACtcaaattaagaaaattttTGATGTTTACTGGAAATTTTTCAAAGGAAACTTTGTCGCACAAACAGTATCGTAGCGCATATAGCGTTAATATACCGTCCTTAAAGAAGTCTGCTTTGTACTATTGTACTATTAATAATAACACCTTTAACTTGTGGACACGTACAGCAACAATTTTTAATAGAGATCACGGTTTTATACCtatgtttaacacgttgactgtatGGTCGATCAAACGGCTCTTAAAAGTTTAAACAATTTTCGATACAACTAAACCCATCTTGAGTTTGAAAAATACAAACACCTCTGCAATTCCTTGGCGTGGCAGTCAATGTATCTTTTAGATACGCGTGAAACGGGGATctctaatttttataataaaataacataTCTACGTGCATGTTAAATTATTCATAATCTTAAATCTTGTAAAAAGCTGATTCTCGCTCGTGCGAACCGtccgaaaatatatttaaactatTAACGAGAGAGAGAAGCATTTAACGTGTgttgaatatatttttaagttttataatctttatacgaataaataataaaaatacttttAACAACCTTTTCTCGTTTGTAAATGACCATTTTACAGTAaacttatatttatttaaacgttACAAAGAAAAAGAGAAATGGGTAGGCAACGAGTAattcaatatttataattaaatgtaGTCAGATTAATCAATGTTAACATTTTGAGGTGTAATGTTTTCAAATGAACAGCTTCTATATGTTTGCATATGTTGTACCACTTTCAATATATTTTCCGAACGGCCATAAGCGTTTATGCACATGTTGGATAGGTTTGACTTAGAAAAACGACCCGTCAAATAAGTCAGAAGAACTAAGGACAAGTACTAGGATGAATGAGCCAAACACAGCTGTACATATTTTCGAAGCAATCATTAATATAGCAACATAGTCAGTCTTACAATAATAAGCCaaaaatacaatctatatatcgaGCTTTCGGAGAACAGGCGAAAAATGTTTGTTTTCCTTCTCGAGTGCCCTATGGCGGAGCATATCCGGAAGGGTCAAAAGAACATTCCGGAGAGTAAAGAAAACACGTGCCCTTTCGCCTGGACCCCCAAGacgaattttacaattttacacaTAATTATATGATGTATCACGTTGCGAAACTGTAGGTCCTGTTCTCCCACGATGCAGGTAGGTCTCGGTTAACAGAAAAATACGTAAAGGCGGGAAAAAAGATCGTACACGTTACCGCAGCATCTTTTCTATCCGGGGCAACGGAATGATATTATTGGTCCTATTATTGGTGAACCCTTCGTTCAATCGTAGTTAAATAATTTGTAATCTGCCGTTTGGTATCatcttttttttctgttttttcttttttctttttatacccAGTTACTTCAGAAATTATACAACAAATTGTTGCATCGTAAAGGATACAATTTTTTCGACAAACAAATTGACCTTTGCTTATCGCGTTAATTACATTAGGTCAAGATTGCGTAAAATGATCTGTGTTCCTTTTGTAAGACGAGGGTTCGCTCGGAGTGCATATTTCTGAGAGCTTAAACATatcgaacagtctattaaaatcAACCGATCTCTGCAATTCTACCGCTTGATCTTGCTTTAGGATGCGTTTGTAATTCgagaaataagtactgaaagtgTTCTGAGCACAAATGTCAGTTttctcgatttaaaaaaaaaaatgcaggaACAAGTTGTAAACGTCGAACGGTGCAAAAATAATGTTAGCTTTGAACAAGATCGAGAGGTAAAGATTTGAAAGTGCGTGTCTGTAACTAAGGCCCGGCTGCTAGAAATGCAAAAAGATCGTTGGATCGATTGTTTTATAACGAGCTGCTGTGTTGTTTCATGTGACAATTTAAAGCAGTTCTGTACACAAGGCAGCTAAACAGTTTCCCTCGTTCTTTATTTCTGTTACCATAATATGAGTAATGCTGGCCAATAACCATGTgtttatatacaaggtgttcacaTTGCTTAAACATCTTTCATCGAAATAACTGGAATAATTTGGGattattttttataagaaaTGCGTTGGTTTAAAATCGTTCCAATAATCATAGCATttcttgtaaaaaaaaaataatgaaattcttttttatgcCATTCATTCCCAAGAATGTTATAGATAATAGTGATGCAAACACCCTGCATGTGTGCATCCGTATAGCGCAATACAGTACACACTTTGGCAATAGTTATTTGACAAGATTAACTAATTTGGAATGTCCCGCTAAATCTTTGAACGCCGGATATTAATTACAGACATTCCAGGACGTTGATacaatattccggacctaaaccAATAATCAGGATAGGGAAAACGATCGATACAAATATAtagatatattataatataatagagTTATTTgatgaaacatttaaagccttacATAAAATATACAATATGATGTGTATCGTCGTGTGTATATGAATAAACGTGTaccatgtttttttttttctcgcgtaGAGAGATTACGTCGTGTCGaacttaatttatttttagcTGTACTCTTACATGTTTAAAAGATGTCTCAAAATATGTAGCCACAGTCAACCTTTTTACTCCGCGGAGTTTATCTATTTTCctactcttcttttttttttgcattgccATTTCTCGTTTACAGAAATTGATATATATAAGTTCTTGATGAGATTGCAAGTACTCGTGGTACTTTTGGACTGAGAGACTCGATACGGCAGTAATAGTAGTTAATATAGTTAATAAATCTTATAGTTCTTACACCTTTTTTACGCGTCGACCAACAACGACTCTCGAAGACGACACGTCGTCGACTTACTTTAATTATTTactcatttatttatatttatatttatatataatatgtatAGCTCCCCCTCGTCCGCAACTTTTCGTTATAGTGatcttttataatatagatataTCGGTATACAGAGCTAGTATCAAATTCTAACAGAATCGAGCTACATAAAAATTGTTCCAACCGTTTCGGAGAGATATGCATTTCATTCTGCATCAACGCGCCGCTCTTTTCCGAGCCATTTTCATTCCGTTTCCAtctatttcctttttttttcttttctttttcttttaaatcctTCCTTCGCTTCATCGTTCGAGGTAAAATCTCGAGTTTCACCTAATAAGATGACGAGGATCGGCGACATcatcattttgtttttttttttctctcaacACCATTAAAACATTCGTTCGTTCCGATTCAACAAATCAATTGCGCTAGCGTGTACCTCTCATGCAACCGTTCAGATCTGCACTCGACAATATAAATTAGAAAGATCGATTACAAATTGGTTTCATTTTGGAAGGTACTGCCATTGGAAGGTACTCGTTACGAATAGATTCTCAATTCTAGGACGATTATCAAAATGAGATTCATTCCCAGACATCAGTCTGAAAGAATTATCgtcaaaagaaataaaattattatttttcttttaaaacatTGAAAACGCTACCCTATTTttatatagaaaatttttaaaactgaCAAACGATCTATCGTAGTAACAGAGACGTATCGTTGGTAAATCGTTGCAAAAAGTTGTCGATTTTTCTCTTTCTAAACGTTCTCGCCGATTATGACCGGCGCTATGGCAGTAGCAATTATGATATATTTATCGATTGTACAGAATTTAGAAACACACGTATCTAAAATGATTCAAGCTACGTGGTGGTGTAGCGTTTCGTGACAatatttcataataaaaaaGATGGGAATAAAAACATCGTTAATCAAAAGTAAAAAAGGAGACACGCGTAAATGAGTAATATACAGTCGCTTTTCCTTTCAGCTTTTAGGCGGGCACTCTCACTCTCTCACTCTTTCTATCGTTTCTCTACGCAATTCCCACCCTCAAAGCTCAATTAGATTACCAtattctattaaattacaataaaTGGTACTATTATAGTAGTGTAAAATGTTACTGCATATATATGTATCGCAGCAGCGAATAGTAGTCAATGCGAGTAAATAAAGTAGCGATTTGCTGGCCAGCGCAGGATCGTTGGGCGGTTTTTGTCAATGTTTttcctctttttcttttttttttatcaatatttctgaTAAGTACGAGTAGTCCAGTGGATGAAAATCGTTGAAAGAAcacgttaaaaaataaaaccaATTCGCTACCTTTTGTCAGACTGCCCAACGAATCTGGCGTGCAACAAGCGTTCACTCTATGTGAAATCAATTCGTTTTGGTCAgtgtgaaaaaataaaaataatagttcttTTATATTCTGTAAACTACTGTGGACCGCGTCGAAATTGATATTTGTATTTGGTTGTCGTTTGTTTGTATCTTTGTTTCCCTCTTGTTCGCACACGGGGGATGATTGTTACTCattctttattttttgtttctttttttgtatttctttctttctttctttctttttctttttttttatttttttgcacCACTTTCACTCACGATTCCCTCGAACTCACAGCGCAAACAAACGAGAGGAGAACAGAAGCATGCAGATATTCTTTCTTGGAAGGAAACGAGCCATGTTTTACTAAATCCGATCGAGCTAAACGAATGCCCACTTCAACGAAACCagacatttttttaaaaaattcattaatttcACTCGCGTAAAACGTCGCTCGATTCTTATTCCAGTTTGCCTTTCTTCGAAGAACAAGTTAAAATTCGTCATCTGCGTACGATGTTTCGGAGATCGTTTTAATAAATCGTTCGGATCAAATTCAATTTCCACGACGTGTGGCAACAATTGTAGATGatccgtttttttttctttttttttaataatgaagTAGTACTTATCTGAAAATCCTTGATCTTCGTGGAATATCAGTTTCGCTTTttgcattatatatatatttatatgtaaatatatataCGCATAATCGAATCAGCTACTGCCGCTAATTCAGCTCGATTCCTTCTCTTTCGAATCTGAAAGCAAAGAAGTCAAATGGTAGTGGTTCCCTTCTTGTCGACATCTTGGACCTCATCGATTTCCGGAATATGTTTTTGAAACAGTGTTCCATTCCGGATAAAAAGTACCAGTTATCCTTCCCTATCtttaacatatttaatttaaaaagaacAATTGACGACTAATCTTTCAACTAACGAGTAATTTAATTCTTATTTACCGCTATCGGATTTGTCTTCGGACGTTCCGTTTGTCAATTCAGGCTCTTTCTTCTTCTCGCCTTCCTCCGACTCTACGCTCGACGCTTTCTTCTCCTCTTGGCTGGCCGCCTTCTTGTCCTTCGTTTTTCCCTTTGCGGGCGTCGCCGGTTTCGGCTTGGGCTCCAGACTCGGATCCAGAACGATCTTGCCGATGTTCTTGCGATCGTGCATCTTCTGCATGGCTTCCGGCACGTCCTCCAATGCCCACGTCGAGTCCACCATCGGCTTTATCTTACCCTCGTTCCACATAGTGAACACTCGATCCACTGCTCGTCGTACGAACGCGTGGCTGCCGTGCTGATACATCAAGTGACGAAGATTCAATCCGGAGAGTGTTTTGTTCTCGTCGAAGAGTTTTATGGGCGATACTTTGTCGACTTGCCACCACTGGAAAATGATTAAATTGTTAATACAATCGTACTCGGTATTTTACGGGTATTTCAATTATAAAAGCATTCGATGCTGCCTGTCTCTAGAACACAGCCTGGCTCCCCAGGGAGAGCTGGTAATATTGTGAGGAGCGATGCACATCTATCTCTGCGAAAGGTAACAGAATAATCGAGTAGTATACATCACGTACTGATCGTGCCGCCGAGAAGAAGCTCTTCGTTTCGccagtgaccacattactagacCCGTAAAGGATGTATTTCCCCATAGGTTTCAGCAACGCGTATCCCTTGTTGCATTCCTCGCCGCACAGGCAATCGAGAACTATATCCACGCCCTCGGGGGATATCCTGCGATAAAATCGAGACAAGTGAATAAGGTAGTTTAAAAACACCGGTCGACGAGGTGACGAGACGGGGTACGGACCGACTCCATGGCATTACCACACTTACTTTCTGACTTCGTTGCAGTAATCTGTGCCCCGTTCCAATAGATGGTCAATAGTGCCAGCGGCTTTCAGAGCCTCGTGTTTTGATTTACTGCACACACCGAAGATGGTCACATCCTTGACAGTTTTTGCAAGCTGAACCACTGCCTGACCCTAAAACAGAAAGAAACgattaaaatgaattttaatagggCAGACACGTAACGACGGTACTTGGATCCTAATCTATAAGATTCTATAGCGTTGTCTTAAAACTCGTAATCCCATTAATTCCTCAAGTGTTTCCTCGAGTCTCGTGCGGTAAAGAGCATGATCGTGTTGTGCATCGAGAGGGGTAAAAATTGAGCACGAAGCGGCCGGAGAGACTTTTCAACAGAAGCAGCATTCATTATTTCCGAGAATCGAGCTGACCGCTCTTCTgtctgcctgcctgcctgcgtCCGTTCTCGAGAGAATTCGATACCCAATAACACGGCCAATCCTGTGGGCCCTGGTGAACCAAAGAGGACCCAGGAAAGAGGCATAAGAATTTAAGGGAGAAAAAAGGCAAAAGGTAGCAAAAAGGGAAAGGGAACGGAGGACGGGCCAGAATGTTAAGAAGCCGCTCCAAATTGTACGTCATAAAAGGGGCATCTCAACTAGCCAGGGAAATATACATTCTTCCATATTTATTCGTCTCTTGGATCAACAATAATGACTGCACCAGAACCCGTCGATTATCCGGACAATTTGGCGGACGACATAATTAGTCAAACTGGCAATTAATATAATgttagtaatttcatttaaaaacgaTACAATGTACAACACTTGTTACTTCTATTAAATAGGATATCTGCCTGTTCTCGTTATTTCCAGTTTTTTCTTGCCATTCTGGTAATTCGTCGACATTATTCTCATAAAACGAACATTCTTTTAACGATAAATACTTTCGATGAAGCGTTGGGCAACGTGTAATCAAATAACGATTTACGATTATGATTACCGTGTAATTACTATGTAATTACTGTGTAATCATAATCATAAATTATGATTAAACCGTGTAATTACATTGTAAACATAATCGTAAATTGTTAACCGTATTATATGTTGTCCAAAACTGTCTCGAAGTATATTTTTCACCCGTAACAACGTCGTGACATCAGTCTGCAATCTTTGAAATTCTACTTTTCTCGCGCCAGAAGATATAAAAATACGACGTTCGTATTGTTGGATGGTCAGAAAACTTAGAGTGGAAGAAATTTGAAAACAAGGACGTGCTCCCAGAAGACCTTTGGGCTCCCCAGTTAGATAAGCGTTTTTTATGCGATGGCGTCGCGTGCTGCATGGAAAAAAAAACTATTTAGGCTGTACGAACATTGGAAAACACAGAGCACCGTATAAAAAACGCTCGTATAACTCAGACCTCGTTCGTGCAAACTGTGCGTATCAGTTTATCGGTCTGTTACTGAATATATAACAGAGGATAAATATTGCTATCGATTAAAATTTAATCTCTAACAATTCTGTGTGTCTGTGCGCGTACATAGAAACTAGATAGCTATATACGTAGAAAGAAAGGGTAAAATATGAGTTTGCGAGTGGTCGTGGGTCAGAGGGATCGAAGAAAATGGGAAAATTCGACGTGATCAAGAAATGTAATTTTTCGAGTCAAGTGCTTTTTCCAGCTTTTCCCATGGACGTGACTTGCTTGCCCAACGGGGAAGCTCGTCCTTCCCGGATGATATATACTGTGACAGGGAAGAAAAGTGCGGTTTTCGTGCCCCCGACCGCAGGGTTTTACCAGGACAACGGCGTCGCGACGCCCGACAATGTACGCTGGGAATGGATCTGTGTCTTCTCCATATTCTCCATTCCGCGAAGCAACCAACCGTGTTTCTCAACGCAAGAAATAGAACTTGCTTCGTTGCTAACGCTTTGAAAGCTGTTGTCACATGTACGTGACTTTACTAGCCAGAGTTTCGTTGTTTCAGTCACCATATTAGTTCGGTATCTTTATATTTACAATTCCTAATTTCCAGAAGCTGTTAATAGCACCTTAATCATTATACtatttaattaagaaataagaaaaaagCTTCCATCACCCCTGGTTAACAAAAGCGATGCGGTCGGAACGAAGGGGTTAATAActcatttaataaaatttcttcgATACACGCGTGTCACAAGTTCGAGAAACTCGAATACAATGGAATCCGCGCGAGTATACATTTAATTACTCGCTAACCAGCTTCCTGAATAACAATACTTGAACTCAGATCCCAGAAACGCGAAATGGAAGATTTTCTCGTTAACGCGTCTACCAAGTTTTACAACTGTACCCGCGCATACTTCGTAACAAGTTTAAGCAATGAAAGACAATGGCATTCGCGCGACtgcatatttaattatttaacgaaCAACGCCTTGAATAACAATAGCGCTGTAATTAAGTCTGATACCTGAAACGGAAGATTTTCTCGACAATGCGTCTACTCGAATTTATAACGCACGACTGGCGGTTTCCAAACATTTTTTAAGCtccagtattaataaaataacaacagtttctttattaaatcagtgacgCGAAATGTAAGATTTTCTCGTTAACGCGTCAACCCAAATTTAACCGCCTCTCTGCCGTACACACACTGCGTAACAAGTTTAAGCAATCCGCAGACAATGGGTATCCACGTGAGAGTGTATTTAATTAGTTTAGGGGTTGCATATATTTCAGCGGTCGTAGAAACGGGTCAACTTTGCAATTTTCTTTATACCGAACTAATTGCATCACGCTGCTGCCGGTTCAACGAAACTCTGACgctagaataaaataaaatctgcCGCTTCTTTTAAACTTTTTCGCGTTTaattcaaataattaaaaatggctcgagattttgaaatttttgaaaaagcGACCttgaaataaaagttttgccGGTCGTAATACTTTCTCCTTCGAACCAAAAAATGTTCTCCCTCAATGTTTCTCCGTGTCCTCGAAAGCAACCGGAAATATTTAAGGTGCTCGAGTTAAGTAGGACATCCTGTGCAACGCTATTCATATTTAAATGCTATGCCTTAAAAAATGTGTAACCAAAACATCGGTCAGACATAGGAGTAAAAGTTAAGAAACAAATTCTACGGATGCGTATTCACAGCATCAACGCAACGCTTATAAGGGAACGATCTAGCGTAAAATAAAACGTTATGtttctaaaataaaattcatagaATCGAGCGATACAGGTATTACGCACGTTTGGTATACAAGTTAAAACGATCGGCAGACAATACACGAGTATATTGAGCGAATGTACACTTGGTTGCTCGGTAAACAACACCCTTGAATAGCAATAGTCTCCAGTCCGGAAGCCGGAGACGCGAAATCGAATTAAACCGGTCGTGTGAACGGAGCTTAAGGGCAGAGTGGATAGCACGTGTTGGTGGTGGTGTGGTCTCAGACGGGCGCGGCCCGTGACGGTGGTCGATGAGAGAACGAAGGGTTGCCAGGCAACCCTCACACCCCCGGCGTGTCCTctactctttctctctctctctcttctatACCACAGCAGCATCCCCCGCAGATTTCGTCGTCTCAACTTCCCAACGAACGGTACAGGGCTGCGCGGGAGCGATGTAGTTAGCTTCGAGTCTAACCTGTTGAGCCGTATTGATCCCGACGTTCCCCGCCTCCAGCCATTGCCTTCTCCTTCGGCGACATTGAAAGAGAAAGAGTCCCGCTTTTACGGATGACTCGGTGGCGATTTTTCTCGCGGGCCAACAAACTCGAATCCGGCCCAGCGCGGCCTGCATCTCGTTATGTTTCCAATTGCCGATTCCCTCTTCAATTTATCTCTTTTCCGAATTATATTATTCCGCCCCCCCCCTCCTTTTTCTTTAACCCTTAATGCTCGATAGCATCGAGTAACCAGCGAATCGGTATTGATTAAAGCAATACAGATGCGGGCAGACGGAAATAGAATAATTAGAGGAAGCGCACACAGCGCATTTCGAATaccaaatatatttaaatttattaaatcgtTTCTACGATAATAATAACCCCAGTAGTGCGATTTAAAAGCAAAAGTGTAACACTCCGCGCTGCCGTTAGACCCAACTTACTATGAGATTAAGTTTTATAGCGGCACTTTAGCTGTGCCTCGCCTTTAACGCGCTTCttattttgctttttttttCGTGCTACTCCATATacacatatgtatatattttgcTTCCTCCGTATCTTTATCTCCTCTGTACAGTATTATCATAATTCTGTCCAAGATATAAAAAAGAACAAACACCGAGACTAGAGAT of Colletes latitarsis isolate SP2378_abdomen chromosome 3, iyColLati1, whole genome shotgun sequence contains these proteins:
- the LOC143340633 gene encoding synaptic vesicle membrane protein VAT-1 homolog-like isoform X1, producing the protein MAEDKNETSPSAEGEKSPQEAAPAEKQEKEEPKESKEEQKKVEENGDGEKPKENGEEKPTPEPKDMRAIVLNGFGGLKSVKALRKPEPTLAEGEVLIRIKACGLNFQDLMARQGAIDSPPKTPFIMGSECAGDIEQVGEGVENFKVGDRVVALPDHKAWAELVSVPATSVFALPPGMSYLDAAAITMNYTVAYILLFELANLAPGKSLLLHSAGGGVGQAVVQLAKTVKDVTIFGVCSKSKHEALKAAGTIDHLLERGTDYCNEVRKISPEGVDIVLDCLCGEECNKGYALLKPMGKYILYGSSNVVTGETKSFFSAARSWWQVDKVSPIKLFDENKTLSGLNLRHLMYQHGSHAFVRRAVDRVFTMWNEGKIKPMVDSTWALEDVPEAMQKMHDRKNIGKIVLDPSLEPKPKPATPAKGKTKDKKAASQEEKKASSVESEEGEKKKEPELTNGTSEDKSDSDSKEKESS
- the LOC143340633 gene encoding synaptic vesicle membrane protein VAT-1 homolog-like isoform X2, which codes for MYPGLNFQDLMARQGAIDSPPKTPFIMGSECAGDIEQVGEGVENFKVGDRVVALPDHKAWAELVSVPATSVFALPPGMSYLDAAAITMNYTVAYILLFELANLAPGKSLLLHSAGGGVGQAVVQLAKTVKDVTIFGVCSKSKHEALKAAGTIDHLLERGTDYCNEVRKISPEGVDIVLDCLCGEECNKGYALLKPMGKYILYGSSNVVTGETKSFFSAARSWWQVDKVSPIKLFDENKTLSGLNLRHLMYQHGSHAFVRRAVDRVFTMWNEGKIKPMVDSTWALEDVPEAMQKMHDRKNIGKIVLDPSLEPKPKPATPAKGKTKDKKAASQEEKKASSVESEEGEKKKEPELTNGTSEDKSDSDSKEKESS